From a region of the Impatiens glandulifera chromosome 4, dImpGla2.1, whole genome shotgun sequence genome:
- the LOC124935663 gene encoding CDT1-like protein a, chloroplastic, with protein sequence MLGEFFDRLVSSILLLRGSNPTFSNIKPKIESFTNRRFTYSHLAQLKFILPEAIEMKKTVTQNELTFCMKPDIHITLNTAAIMKPNQLSSESGHMYLKKMFRSRLLDYFKTHPEGDVPEETLPEPFNKSRKACVSEEANSTFGLERSTVLPAIQQPVPVSHLSKSFRKKKKVEVKTDKGPQRHLQ encoded by the exons ATGTTGGGTGAGTTTTTTGATAGATTGGTTAGCTCCATTCTGCTTCTGAGGGGTTCCAATCCAAccttttcaaatattaaaccCAAAATTGAGTCATTCACTAATAG GAGGTTCACCTATAGTCATTTGGCACAATTGAAGTTTATTTTACCAGAGGCCATAGAGATGAAGAAGACTGTTACCCAGAATGAACTAACTTTCTGTATGAAGCCAGATATTCATATAACTTTGAACACTGCAGCAATTATGAAACCAAATCAGCTGTCATCAGAGTCTGGGCATATGTATCTAAAGAAGATGTTTCGTAGTAGGCTATTGGACTACTTTAAGACCCACCCGgag gGTGATGTTCCTGAAGAAACACTACCGGAGCCATTCAACAAGTCAAGGAAAGCTTGTGTTAGTGAAGAAGCTAACTCAACCTTTGGCCTTGAAAGATCAACTGTTTTACCTGCAATTCAGCAGCCAGTACCAGTATCTCATCTATCCAAATCCTTcagg aagaaaaaaaaggtaGAGGTTAAAACAGACAAAGGACCCCAAAGACATTTACAATGA